The Vibrio syngnathi DNA window TTTGTCTCAACTCCGACCGCGATCACTTCAGTTGGAGAATCACCGCATGCGCCAATCAGACTTCGAACAAACAGTTGGTTTTCATGCCTTTGATCGATTTTCTTTACCAAACTTCGATGAAGCTTAATATAGTTAACCTTCAAATCCTTTATATAATGAGTGCTAACAATGGTTCGCCCAGCTTGGCCAACCACCATTTTACACCCTAACCCTTTCAACATCTTCGCCACTGGTCGCATATAATCAAGGTGAGTAATTAGATGGCCTTCTGAAAACTCAAAAGCAAGCTGAGAACGATGCTGAGCAGACAGCTGTAACAACTCACTTCTGAACCATTTAAAATGTGATTTATTTGCAAACGGAGTGACACTCAAGTTCACAGAATAATTGACAGGCTGCGTTGATACCTTCAGCGACTTAAACAAAACCTTCAAAACCGATTGATCCATTTGAGCTTGATAACCGACTTGTTCTACCGCAGACATAAAGCGAGATGATTTCAATAAACCTTTGTCTGGATCTTGAATTCTAATAAATATTTCTTTATGCAATTCATTAGCTTGACCTGAATCCGGCATAAGATAACACCGCTGAGCAAAGATTACTAAATTTTCAGGTAGCAGGGCTTTATCAAGTAATGTTCTCCAGCGAACACTGCCTCTGTCTATCTCACTTTTATTTTCTTTTGGGTAACGGCTCCAGTTATTAATGCGCTCTAACTGAGCGCTCTTTAACGCGGTTTCCGTTTCATCCATAATTTGGCTATGGCGTTCACCTTCGGTATACATGGTCACGCCAATATGGCACCAGTTATCTGATTCCAAAGGCTCCGGCGGAGTCAATTTATCTAATTGCCTTAAACATTGAGCAGCCAACGTCGCAATATCCTTTGTTCCTTGATGCGGAATAAACACGGCAAAGTCTGCTTCGTAATAGCGAGAAAAAATGACATCGGGGTAACGCTGAACAATATTCGACAATACTTCACCAACTTCAATAATAAATCCGTCGGTGATCTGCTTGTCATTGGCATCTCGAACTTGCTCCCACTCGTCGATACGTATCAGTAAAACGCCTCCACGAGCGCCACTTTCATGCAGTGCCGATTCAAGTTTGTTATCAAATAGTACTCGGTTGGCTGTACCAGTGAGCTTATCTAGAAAAGTATGGGTGCGAATAAAGGTATCAAAGCGACTTCGTTCTTGGCGTGCATCTTTCAACTCTTCAATCAGTACATCAAGCGCTTCACTTGCCGTATATGGCCATTCTCGCTCGTCCCCTTTTGAATGAGCCTCTACCTGCCCAGCAAGGATCATTCTCCCTCGCTCTTCCAAAATCTCTGATCCCATTAACTGTTCTTTTAACCAACGAACACCACGAGCCAAACAGAAAAGGATCAATGCCACCGCCAAAGTAATCGACCACATAGCTTCAATCGAATAGTTGTAACCAATATAAGGAGGGAGTGCTTTAAATTCGATTTGATAGCCTTCATTTCGGTCTAAAATGAAGCTTCTTTCATAGAGACGGTTTGGATCAATTTGTGGGGAGGTATCTTTAAATCGGTAAACGATACCGGTCTTGTTTGAAAGCTTCATCTCAACGATATTGCTTGCCTGCAACATCTTAGGCATCCAACGTTGCATTGAATACGCAGCATCTGGATCTTCCATCTCTTTATCTACGACGTCGACAATACCAACCAAATAATGGTCTAAATATTCCTGTCCAATACGCTTAAAGGAAAGTGTGCCACCAATAAAAAGGATGAACATCGCACTGATCACTATCACGGTGACAAATGCGACCAATCGAGTGCTCAATTTTAGTGTCGGGGTATATCTCATGAATAACGAAATCCTTTTCAACTCACATTATACCGTATTGCTACTTATACTATAAATTGACGTTGTAAATAAAGCGTTAAGAATTGTAGGTAACAAAAAGCCGCGATGAACGCGGCTTCTTCCAATTTAATACTGTTCTTATAATATATTAAAAACAGAGTTTAAAATGGGATGTCATCATCAAAATCCATCGGCGGCTCATTATATTGAGGTTGAGCCTGCTGAGGAGCTTGTTGAGGTGCTTTTGGCTGCTGTTGAGCAGGCGCACTGTATTGTTGTTGCTGCTGTTGTGGCTGCTGTGGTTGACCCCAACTACCTTGCTGTTGGTTGTTACCCATACCACCTTGGGCAGGAGCACCGCCTTGAGCACGACCGCCAAGCATTTGCATTACACCATTGAAGCCTTGAACAACGACTTCTGTTGTGTAGCGATCTTGACCGCTTTGATCTTGCCATTTACGCGTTTGAAGTTGACCTTCAATGTAAACTTGAGAACCTTTACGTAGGTACTCACCAGCAACTTCCGCCAGCTTGCCAAACAGAGCAACACGGTGCCACTCTGTTTTTTCGCGCTGTTCGCCAGTTGCTTTGTCACGCCATGACTCTGACGTTGCAATGGTAATGTTCGCTACTGCGCCGCCATTTGGCATGTAACGAATTTCAGGGTCATTACCTAGGTTACCCACTAATATAACTTTGTTAACTCCACGGCTAGCCATGATTTGCTCCGTCTAAATTCATAGTCTCAGAAAATTTTAGCGCACAAGAATAGCATGCTTTTCTGCAGTGATAAATCGCATTCCTATTCTCTCCTCACGACAAAGATTAAAAACGTAACAAATCATGATATTCAGAGCGATGTTGCTTTTTCCTCCACTTACAAACCACTCATTTACTTTGAGAGTTGATATTCAACGCAAGTCACATAAAAGGTGCTAGAGAAGTAAAAATGTGCATGACAACGTGAAATCTCATTAAATATAAACAGGACGTTTCAATGAGAAAATCTCGATACGCTCGCACTTTACACTTTCTGTGCATCGACCCAAACGAAACCTATCTACACGTAAAAGAAATCGAAAAACACTTATCCATTATTCTCTACAAAATGACACCAAGTGAATTGATGCTAGTTGATAGAAAGCAGAGCAATCGTATCCTGCTTGTTGATTACAAAGAGGTTACACAGCTACTGGCTATTTGTCCTAACTTACCCGTGATGTGGAAGAATCATGAGATAATCTTATTCAATGTGCCTCAGCAACTTCCTACCTCTGAACTGCTAACCTACGGGGTATTAAAAGGACTCTTTTACAACACAGATCAAAAGGACAAGATTGCTCGTGGTCTTCAAGAAGTGATCGATGGTGACAACTGGCTACCAAGGAAGGTGACTAATCAGCTTCTGTTTTATTATCGTAATATGGTCAATACCAATACGACCCCAACCAATGTTGATTTAACTATTCGTGAAATCCAAGTCATTCGCTGCCTTCAATCAGGATCATCCAATACCCAAATAGCCGATGACCTGTTCATTAGTGAATTTACGGTCAAGTCTCATCTCTATCAAATATTTCGTAAATTAGCGGTAAAGAATAGAGTTCAAGCTATTGCATGGGCAAACCAAAACTTGCTTGCATAACCGCTCCGCCTCTAATCTGACAATAATTTTGAGGGAAGCTCGAGTAATCATAGGTATTGTTGCTGAATTTTCGACATAACATATGCTAGAGTTGCCCTCAGAAATATCAACAAATCAGTTGAATCAATAATTATTACAGATAAAGGGTCTTATCATGATCAAAAAGTGCCTTTTCCCGGCAGCTGGCTACGGTACACGCTTCCTACCAGCAACGAAGTCAATGCCTAAAGAGATGATGCCTGTTGTGAACAAACCTCTGATTGAATACGGCGTTGAAGAAGCCATCGAAGCGGGTATGGATGGTATGTGCATTGTTACTGGCCGTGGTAAGCACTCATTGATGGATCACTTTGATAAGAACTACGAACTTGAACACCAAATTAGCGGTACCAATAAAGAAGATTTGCTGATTAACATCCGCGAGACCATTGAAGCGGCAAACTTCACTTACATTCGTCAACGTGAAATGAAAGGCCTAGGTCATGCGATCTTGACGGGGCGCGAGCTTGTGGGTGATGAACCATTCGCAGTTGTACTTGCCGATGACCTTTGTGTTAATGAGCAGCAAGGCGTACTGGCTCAGATGGTTGCGCTATACAAACAGTTTCGCTGTTCAATTGTTGCAGTACAAGAAGTTCCAGAAAAAGAGACTCACAAGTACGGCGTAATATCTGGTGATATGATCAAAGATGACCTGTTCCGTGTTGACGATATGGTTGAGAAGCCAGAGCCAGGCACTGCACCAAGTAATTTAGCGATCATTGGCCGTTACATTCTGACTCCAGACATTTTTGAACTGATCGAACAGACAGAACCAGGTAAAGGCGGCGAGATCCAAATCACTGATGCATTGCTGAAACAAGCAAAAGCAGGCTGTGTATTGGCTTACAAATTTAAAGGCCAACGTTTTGACTGCGGTAGCGTTGAAGGCTATATCGAAGCAACGAACTACTGCTTTGAAAACCTATACAAGAAAGACCAAAAGCAAATCGAATTAGGCAAGCACTCGACAAAGAAAGAAGCATAACGACAGGTTAATAACCAACGTTTAAATTGGTAGAAAGGGTGGCTCTTTGAGTCACCCTTTTTTGTTTACTGTTTTTTTATCCAGTAAAACTTTGCACAAATCTCACTCTATGTAATACTTTAGCCACTTAAAATTACATGGTCTGTTGAGATGGATAAAATAGAAATTAGAGGCGCTCGTACGCATAACCTCAAAGACATTAACCTAACCATACCTCGTGATAAGCTGACGGTTATCACCGGGTTATCAGGTTCAGGAAAGTCGTCACTTGCGTTTGATACCCTCTACGCAGAAGGTCAACGTCGTTATGTTGAGTCTTTGTCGGCATACGCTCGTCAATTTCTATCTCTCATGGAAAAGCCTGATGTCGACCACATCGAA harbors:
- the csrD gene encoding RNase E specificity factor CsrD, giving the protein MRYTPTLKLSTRLVAFVTVIVISAMFILFIGGTLSFKRIGQEYLDHYLVGIVDVVDKEMEDPDAAYSMQRWMPKMLQASNIVEMKLSNKTGIVYRFKDTSPQIDPNRLYERSFILDRNEGYQIEFKALPPYIGYNYSIEAMWSITLAVALILFCLARGVRWLKEQLMGSEILEERGRMILAGQVEAHSKGDEREWPYTASEALDVLIEELKDARQERSRFDTFIRTHTFLDKLTGTANRVLFDNKLESALHESGARGGVLLIRIDEWEQVRDANDKQITDGFIIEVGEVLSNIVQRYPDVIFSRYYEADFAVFIPHQGTKDIATLAAQCLRQLDKLTPPEPLESDNWCHIGVTMYTEGERHSQIMDETETALKSAQLERINNWSRYPKENKSEIDRGSVRWRTLLDKALLPENLVIFAQRCYLMPDSGQANELHKEIFIRIQDPDKGLLKSSRFMSAVEQVGYQAQMDQSVLKVLFKSLKVSTQPVNYSVNLSVTPFANKSHFKWFRSELLQLSAQHRSQLAFEFSEGHLITHLDYMRPVAKMLKGLGCKMVVGQAGRTIVSTHYIKDLKVNYIKLHRSLVKKIDQRHENQLFVRSLIGACGDSPTEVIAVGVETKQEKNTLIELGINGYQGRYFDEEQQIIPLPTQGEKTVKAESVVKVGRRNRWRKSNS
- a CDS encoding single-stranded DNA-binding protein, coding for MASRGVNKVILVGNLGNDPEIRYMPNGGAVANITIATSESWRDKATGEQREKTEWHRVALFGKLAEVAGEYLRKGSQVYIEGQLQTRKWQDQSGQDRYTTEVVVQGFNGVMQMLGGRAQGGAPAQGGMGNNQQQGSWGQPQQPQQQQQQYSAPAQQQPKAPQQAPQQAQPQYNEPPMDFDDDIPF
- a CDS encoding LuxR C-terminal-related transcriptional regulator, with amino-acid sequence MRKSRYARTLHFLCIDPNETYLHVKEIEKHLSIILYKMTPSELMLVDRKQSNRILLVDYKEVTQLLAICPNLPVMWKNHEIILFNVPQQLPTSELLTYGVLKGLFYNTDQKDKIARGLQEVIDGDNWLPRKVTNQLLFYYRNMVNTNTTPTNVDLTIREIQVIRCLQSGSSNTQIADDLFISEFTVKSHLYQIFRKLAVKNRVQAIAWANQNLLA
- the galU gene encoding UTP--glucose-1-phosphate uridylyltransferase GalU; its protein translation is MIKKCLFPAAGYGTRFLPATKSMPKEMMPVVNKPLIEYGVEEAIEAGMDGMCIVTGRGKHSLMDHFDKNYELEHQISGTNKEDLLINIRETIEAANFTYIRQREMKGLGHAILTGRELVGDEPFAVVLADDLCVNEQQGVLAQMVALYKQFRCSIVAVQEVPEKETHKYGVISGDMIKDDLFRVDDMVEKPEPGTAPSNLAIIGRYILTPDIFELIEQTEPGKGGEIQITDALLKQAKAGCVLAYKFKGQRFDCGSVEGYIEATNYCFENLYKKDQKQIELGKHSTKKEA